The Neosynechococcus sphagnicola sy1 region CTCACCCTGTTCGGGGGTAGCAACCGCTGATTTTTTCCCTGAGTGTCCGTCGGGCTGCTACCCGAGGTCTGGGGGCAATGAAATGGCATTGGTTCCCAGAACATCTCCTAGAAATTGCCCAGGAAGAAGCCTTGGAAGCGTTGCTGTTTGTGGCGCAACAGGATGAAGAGTGGGTGGTGCGGTACTCAGCCATTTTTGGCTTACAGTCCCTGGCCGCAGACATTGCTATCGCTCATCCCGATTGGAGATCGCGCATTCAGTCCCAATTCGAGGAGATAGCGGTGAACGATGTAAGCTGGGCTGTGCGTGCCCGGGTTTGGATGGCGCAGCAGTATCTCCAGACCGAGAAGAAGGTGAGTTCACCGGAAGTTGAAGCGCAAGCCTCACCGCTGTCGGCAACGGACTGGCAGATGATTCTAGACAAGTTGTACGCACGCAAGGAGCAGGAGCGGGTTGTTTTAGCGGAAGGCGATCCACGCCGATATCGTGACCTGGCAGTCTCAGTCGCTCCCACGACTGCCAGTACTTAGCCAGCCTCTTCCCTGTCATCTGACTCCTGACCAGATACAACCCGCCGTTGCACCCTAAAATAAGTTTCCACCATTGGTTGATAGATTGTGGTTGATTCTTTGATCATCACAGCCAGCAAGGATCCATTTACCCGTGGCTTGGACTATCTATATGGCGTTCGGAGTCTTGCTTTAGATCCTGAGATGGTCAAGCAGGTTCACGACCTCGAGCACCGGAGTCCCATCTGTATCTGGATCAGTGAGCATATTGAAGCGGTCAACACCTACCTCCAAGCTTGCCTCCAAGCTTGCCAGAATTGTTTTGATCCATGGGAGCAACCTACCCTTCAAATTTTTGCGACTCCCCTCGCTCAGTCCTTTGGAGTGGATGGGCTTTGCAATCTTCAGACTCAGCCAATTTCGATCCTGATCGATGTCGGGCGGGTAATGCCTCAGGACTGGCTAAGGGTGGTTGTTCACGAATATGCCCATGCCCATGCGGGTTCTCCCGGACACCATCAACAGTTTGCTCAATCCCTGGGTCACCTATGTTTGGGTTTAGAGATCGCGCCTCCGTTCTATCAACCTGGCATGGAAGATAGCCTCCGATATTATCCTAGCTATCTTCCAACCCAAGATCCGCTGGCATTTTGGCGAGGGGAAGGGGAAGATTGGCGATCGATGATTACAAATTCTTACTTTCCACCTCAGTTTATAAGCTAAAGTACCTATCCAGACGTATTCAGAAGACCCGGTTACCTCGTAGGACTCGCGCACATCGGCGGATAAAAGACAGATTCACCCCACCCTCCTCTCATTGCACCGCCTGGGCGATCGCCTGAAGCGCTTCATCGCACCAAGCAACCCATTCCTCTTGATAGCGAATAGCCCGACGAATGATTAAATGCATATAGAGGTCTTTGAGTTCGAGCGATTTCAGGTGTTGGATAAAATGTTCATCCATCTTTGTCACCTGTTGCACCATCTCTGCATGGAGTTTCCGTCGCCGTTCAATTTCACCCATCACCTCCTGATGAGAAATCAGATGACCCGCTAGACCCATGACACCTAGATCTTCACGAATAGCCGTGGGTTCGCAGGGTTGGGTTAACCAGTCAGTCAGATCCTTCATTCCTTGTGCCGTAATCGAATAAATTTTTTTATCTAGCCGCCCCGGTTGGGGAATCGCCTCATAGGTAACGCTGCCTTGCTGCTCTAGCTTGGTGAGTTCAGCATAAATTTGTTGCTGACTGGCTTTCCAAAAGCAACTGCCAAACCCTTCAGCAAATTCTTTGGCCACCTCATAGCCGCTGAGAGACTGTCTGGACAGAAACGCCAGAATGGTATGTTTGAGAGCCATAACTGATCGCGGGGGTCGTCCAAAAAATGCTTGACGAATTCTCAAGGTTGAGTATACCGTAATTATTGTATTCAAAAATTTGAATACAATTAATGGAATTAAAAATGCTCAACATCAATTTAGGCGCAATCTGGCGATGTCGGGAGAGTTGGCAACAACGGTTGTATACCCGATATGGATCTTGGGCTGTGGTTACGGGTGCTTCCTCAGGTATTGGTGCAGCGATGGTTCGCAAGCTGGCGGAGGCCGGGCTCAATTTGGTTCTGATCGGGCGCAGCCAAACCGTACTGGAGGAGATGGCAGCAGATCTGACCACTCACTACGGTATCGAGGTTCGGGTGATTAGACTCGACTTGGCACTAGAGACGGGGGTAGAAACAATTGGAGCTGCGACGCGTGCTTTGGATGTGGGATTGCTGGTCGCGGCAGCTGGTTTTGGGACATCGGGATCGTTTCTTGACGCCTGCCTGGAAGAAGAAATGGCAATGCTCAATGTCAACTGCCGTGCCCTCTTGGGTTTGAGCTGGTACTTCGGGCGTCGGTTCGCACAGCAGGGTCGGGGGGGCTTGGTGCTAATGAGTTCCATCGTAGGTTTTCAGGGGATGCCGTTTGCCGCCCACTATGCAGCGACCAAAGCCTATGTGCAGGCACTGGCTGAAGCGTTGGATGTGGAACTTGCACCTCTGGGCGTCGATGTTTTAGCTGCTGCTCCCGGCCCAACTCAATCCGGCTTTGCCACTCGCGCTGGGATGCGGATGGGGATGGCTCTGAAACCTGGTGACATCGCTCTGCCAATCCTGAATGCCTTAGGTCGTCGGGCTACGGCACTGCCTGGTTTCCTGTCAAAACTGCTGACATACTCGTTGGTGCTGCTGCCACGTTGGCTGCGAGTACGAATTATGGGGGAGGTGATGAAGGGCATGACGAAGCACAGACTTGGGAAACAAGATCTTGACGCTGACCGAAAATAACCCTGTCAAGACGGAACGACTGGAAACAGCCAACCGCGGTAAGCCATCCATGCCCTTGCGGTTGTGGGGCACCACTACACATACATCTTACTGACATTCATCTCACTGACATTCATCCTTGGAGGCTGTCATGACAAAGTTTGAGGATCATCCTACGGTTCAGTGGTGGCACCAGCAGGCAGCGGGCAAACACCAACCTAGCGCTGCTGTGCCGTTAAACGCAGACAGATTGCGAGAGCTTTGTATGCAGGCAGGTGCCGATGATGTGGGATTTGTGGAGATTGAACGACCCGCGATCGCCAATCAACAAGCTGATATTCTGACAGCTTTCCCGGCGACCAAAACCTTGATCAGCGTCGTCTGCCGGATGAATCGGGAGAATATACGAACCACCTTGCGGTCAATTGCCAATGTTGAATTTCATGCCACTGCTGAGCATATTGATCAGGTGGCGAGAAGCATTGTGAAAACCCTAGAAGAAATTGGTATCCGCGCCTTGAATCCAGCGGCGGGATTTCCTCAAGAAATGGATCAATTTCCTGGAAAAATCTGGTCTGTTTCCCATAAACCGGTTGCAGTTGCCGCCGGATTAGGTCACATGGGAATTCACCGGAATGTGATCCACCCTCAGTTTGGCAACTACATTTTACTGGCAACCGTGCTGATGAATGCGGAGGTTACAGCCTACACCCACCCTATCGACTATAACCCCTGTATTGAGTGCAAACTATGTGTGGCAGCATGTCCAGTTGGAGCGATCGCCGCGGATGGTCACTTCAATTTTTCAGCCTGTTATACCCATAATTATCGTGAATTCATGGGGGGATTTACAGATTGGGCGGAAACGATTGCTGAAAGCAAAAATGCCAATGATTATCGCAAAAATGTCAGTGCTTCTGAATCTGCTTCAATGTGGCAAAGCCTATCATTTAAGGCGAACTATAAAGCAGCCTACTGTATCGCTGCCTGTCCGGCGGGAGAAGATGTAATTGCACCATTTCTGAGCGATCGCAAAGCCTTTATTCAAGATGTAGTCAAGCCATTGCAGGACAAAACCGAAACTATCTATGTGGTGCCAGGATCGGATGCTGAGACCTATGTTGCGAGACGATTTCCCCATAAAACAGTCAAGCTAGTGAGTAATGGTATTCGTCCTCAATCAATTCAAGGCTTTCTCTTTGGGCTGCAATTGCTCTTCCAACGCAATCAATCAGAGGGATTAAATGCAATTTATCACTTCACTTTCACTGGCTCTGAATCCCGTCGTGCAACGGTAACCATTCAAAATAAAACCGTACAAGTTGAAGCAGGTCACATAGGGATTGCCAATCTTTCAGTGACGGCAGATAGCAAAACCTGGTTAGGTTTTCTTAGTAAGCAAGAAAACCTGATTTGGGCGCTGTTGCGACGCAAGATTCGCATTCAGGGTTCTCCCAAATTACTTCAAGCATTTGGCAAGTGTTTCCCTGCCTGAAATCCTCAGTCAGCGCTCATTCATCAACAGAATCTCCAGAGGATTCGGCTGGAATAGGTTCAGGTTTAAAGCCCCATCCAATGATTGGCTATTGATTCTTACCATGGCAAGTGATTAGCAGCTTTAGCTTTCATGTAAATCAGATCAGTAGTTATAGCTACATTCTCTACCGTATTTATTTGACCAGTTTCAGAGGCTAGAGGAACCATAACTGATATCAAGCCTAGGATTGAATCTTAGCCTAGGCTTATTTGGGCTATCTGATTACTTAAAAGACTAGATGTACTTCTTATTAAGAATCGTAAATTTCTAGTTCAACTTATACAATTCTGACAATGTTCAAACCCATTAATATACTTGATTTCAAGCACTCTCATGCCATGCTTAAAAAGTAAGTATCAATCTAATATCCACATGGAGAGAAGCTAAAATTATGAACGCCAGCGATCGCGAAAATTCTGCTCGGGTGATCTATCGAGAGTATAAAGATACTCAAGGGAATATCCGAACCGAGTATAAAGATGCCCAAGGGAACATCCACTCTTATGAAAATAGTTACATGGATAGTCAAGTAGCAGAGGAAAAAATCCAAGATATACGAGTCGAGCGTACGGAAAGAAACCTTTATAAAGGAATACTGATTGGTGTAATTGTCACCTGTGTATCAGGTCTCACTGCGGGGACAATTTACTTTTTAACTCAAGTGAACAAACCCCTGCCTACAACTTTCATCAGTCTGCCAGTTCATCAAAGTACTTCATCCCCTAGCCCTGCTCCTCAACAAGTCCGGTTGGTTCAGAAACCTATTGTTACCATCGTACCAGTACCCCAAGCTCAGGCACCTAGATCAACGGTAAATATCACGACTCAACCTTCTGCAACCAATCCATCTTCTAATCCAGGGAATGTTAGCGCCACTAACCCATCTCAGAACTCTGGCGCAACGGACAGTAACCTCAAAAATGAAATCATGAAGAAGTTTCAAAACAACCTACCAAACAATCAATTGATAGTTGAAGTAAAAAATGGTGAAGTGACGATATCAGGTACTGCCGCATCACCAGAGCAACTGCAACAGATTCAACCATTACTAAGATCAATTCAGGGGATTAGAAAGGTCAATATGGTAGCAACTGCTCCATCAAAAATGTAATGCTTTTAGGCATTTCTGAATCAATAAATAAATCATTGCTAAACTGGGATATCCTGAAATTTGAGATAGTCAAATATCTGGCAGTCGGGCTTGAAATGAATTCAAAATAAGGACTAAAACCCTTATAGAACCGAGCTGATAGTTGATTATGACAAATCAAGAGGCCACTGCCGGAAGTTACAACCTTAAATCATAGAAATAAAGCGATTCTCACTCGCATCCAATACATTCTGAATGAAGAATTCAGGAGTCAGATTCCGGAAGGTTTTTAAAAACTGACTCCTGAATTCTCACCAAGGAGCTGCACCTGGCTCATTGATAAATTGCTACGAGGTAATCCCAAACCTTCCTTTATTTAAATCAGAAAATATTGATTCTGAGGTCTAATAATGAGTCACGATCAGAATGATGAAACCAATCTTGAGCGGCGACAAGAACTGCGACATGATGAAGAAGCCTTTCGACTTCATCAAGAGGAGAAACGCCTGGAATCTGCTAGACGCGGTAATACTTTTATTTGGATAACTAATAGTATTTATTGGCTGTCAGGGATGCTAGAAATACTACTTTTATTGAGGTTTATGCTGCGTTTATTTGGCGCTAACCCCCAAAATGAGTTTGCTCAGTTGATCAATCATCTATCTGCACCTTTTATTGCTCCATTTTCTACCTTGTTTGTTAGTCCCACCTCAGCTGGTGCAGCAAATGTATTTGATATCAACATTGTGATTGCAATATTAGCTTATGCTCTCTTATGCTATTTGGTTGTTTCGCTGGTGAGATTCATCTTCTATCACGAACCTTAAATTCCTACCAAAACTTATACAACTCAGACAATGTTCAAACCCTTTAATATACTTGATTTCACGCACTCAGATGCCATACTTAAAAAGTAGATACCATTAATCGAGAGAAAAGAAAATTATGAACGCAAGAGATCGCGAACAATCCACTCGGGTCATCCATAGACAGTATAAAGATACTCAAGGGAATATCCACACAGAGTATAAAGACTCTCAAGGAAATATTTACACAGAGTACAAGGACTCTCAAGGAAATATCCATCCCTATGAAAATGGGTATGCTGATGGTCAATTGGCAGAGGAAAGAACCCAAGATGCGCGAGTAGATCGTGCTGACAAAAACATATCTAAAGGAGTACTGATTGGTGTAATTGTTACCTGTGTACTAGGTCTAAGTGCGGGAACCATTTACTTTTTGACTCAGCTGAACAATCCACAGTCATTAACTGTCATGAATGTGCCAGCAAATGACAGTACTCAATCCCCTAGTCCTCCTCCTCAGCAAGTCCGGATCGTTGAGCAACCCGTGGTCACCATCGTACCGGTACCCCAAGCTCAGTCAACTGGATCAACGGTAAACATTACTCAGCCTGCTGCATCCAATTCGTCCACTAAGCCTAGAAGTGTTAGCCCTGCTAAGCCGCTCTCTCAGAATTCTGGCACATCGGTTCCAAGATCTATAGTACTTTACCCCCCCTAATAGCAGTGAAAC contains the following coding sequences:
- a CDS encoding YggT family protein, whose protein sequence is MSHDQNDETNLERRQELRHDEEAFRLHQEEKRLESARRGNTFIWITNSIYWLSGMLEILLLLRFMLRLFGANPQNEFAQLINHLSAPFIAPFSTLFVSPTSAGAANVFDINIVIAILAYALLCYLVVSLVRFIFYHEP
- a CDS encoding SCP2 sterol-binding domain-containing protein, with translation MTKFEDHPTVQWWHQQAAGKHQPSAAVPLNADRLRELCMQAGADDVGFVEIERPAIANQQADILTAFPATKTLISVVCRMNRENIRTTLRSIANVEFHATAEHIDQVARSIVKTLEEIGIRALNPAAGFPQEMDQFPGKIWSVSHKPVAVAAGLGHMGIHRNVIHPQFGNYILLATVLMNAEVTAYTHPIDYNPCIECKLCVAACPVGAIAADGHFNFSACYTHNYREFMGGFTDWAETIAESKNANDYRKNVSASESASMWQSLSFKANYKAAYCIAACPAGEDVIAPFLSDRKAFIQDVVKPLQDKTETIYVVPGSDAETYVARRFPHKTVKLVSNGIRPQSIQGFLFGLQLLFQRNQSEGLNAIYHFTFTGSESRRATVTIQNKTVQVEAGHIGIANLSVTADSKTWLGFLSKQENLIWALLRRKIRIQGSPKLLQAFGKCFPA
- a CDS encoding PadR family transcriptional regulator, whose translation is MALKHTILAFLSRQSLSGYEVAKEFAEGFGSCFWKASQQQIYAELTKLEQQGSVTYEAIPQPGRLDKKIYSITAQGMKDLTDWLTQPCEPTAIREDLGVMGLAGHLISHQEVMGEIERRRKLHAEMVQQVTKMDEHFIQHLKSLELKDLYMHLIIRRAIRYQEEWVAWCDEALQAIAQAVQ
- a CDS encoding SDR family NAD(P)-dependent oxidoreductase — its product is MLNINLGAIWRCRESWQQRLYTRYGSWAVVTGASSGIGAAMVRKLAEAGLNLVLIGRSQTVLEEMAADLTTHYGIEVRVIRLDLALETGVETIGAATRALDVGLLVAAAGFGTSGSFLDACLEEEMAMLNVNCRALLGLSWYFGRRFAQQGRGGLVLMSSIVGFQGMPFAAHYAATKAYVQALAEALDVELAPLGVDVLAAAPGPTQSGFATRAGMRMGMALKPGDIALPILNALGRRATALPGFLSKLLTYSLVLLPRWLRVRIMGEVMKGMTKHRLGKQDLDADRK
- a CDS encoding BON domain-containing protein, giving the protein MNASDRENSARVIYREYKDTQGNIRTEYKDAQGNIHSYENSYMDSQVAEEKIQDIRVERTERNLYKGILIGVIVTCVSGLTAGTIYFLTQVNKPLPTTFISLPVHQSTSSPSPAPQQVRLVQKPIVTIVPVPQAQAPRSTVNITTQPSATNPSSNPGNVSATNPSQNSGATDSNLKNEIMKKFQNNLPNNQLIVEVKNGEVTISGTAASPEQLQQIQPLLRSIQGIRKVNMVATAPSKM